From a single Flavobacterium sp. genomic region:
- a CDS encoding CTP synthase, whose protein sequence is MNQTKYIFVTGGVTSSLGKGIIAASLAKLLQARGYRTTIQKFDPYINVDPGTLNPYEHGECYVTDDGAETDLDLGHYERFLNVPTSQANNVTTGRVYLSVIEKERRGEFLGKTVQVVPHITNEIKERMQLLGKSGDFDIVITEIGGTVGDIESLPYIESVRQLIWELGENNGIVIHLTLVPYLAAAGELKTKPTQHSVKTLMESGIKADILVCRTEHEISQDLRQKLALFCNVKKEAVIQSIDASTIYEVPNLMLEEGLDRVALKKLDLPEKNTPDLNNWNEFLFRLKNPKHEVNIGLVGKYVELQDSYKSILEAFIHAGAANETKVNVISIHSEYLDANSAESQLKDLDGILVAPGFGGRGIEGKIDTVRYARENNIPFFGICLGMQMAVIEYSRNVLGYTDANSTEMNENTTHPVINLMEEQKNIENKGGTMRLGAWKCSIKENTLAQKIYGKTEIMERHRHRYEFNGAYLNELEKAGLVASGVNPDTKLVEIVEIPTHPFFIGVQYHPEYKSTVANPHPLFVSFVAAAVQHKTK, encoded by the coding sequence ATGAACCAAACTAAGTACATTTTTGTTACCGGAGGTGTGACTTCTTCTTTAGGGAAAGGAATCATCGCTGCTTCGTTAGCTAAATTATTGCAAGCCAGAGGATACCGAACGACCATTCAAAAGTTTGATCCATACATAAACGTGGATCCAGGAACATTAAATCCTTACGAACACGGAGAATGTTATGTAACAGACGATGGAGCAGAAACGGATTTAGATTTAGGTCACTATGAGCGTTTTTTAAACGTTCCTACTTCTCAAGCGAACAACGTAACTACAGGAAGAGTGTATCTTTCAGTTATTGAAAAAGAACGTAGAGGAGAATTTTTAGGAAAAACGGTTCAGGTAGTACCTCATATCACAAACGAAATCAAGGAACGCATGCAGTTACTTGGAAAATCGGGTGATTTTGATATTGTAATTACTGAGATTGGTGGAACTGTTGGAGATATAGAATCATTACCTTATATCGAGTCAGTACGTCAATTGATTTGGGAATTAGGTGAAAATAACGGAATCGTAATTCATTTAACGCTAGTGCCTTATTTGGCTGCTGCCGGAGAATTAAAAACGAAACCAACACAACATTCGGTGAAAACTTTAATGGAAAGCGGAATCAAAGCTGATATTTTAGTGTGTAGAACTGAACATGAAATTTCGCAAGATTTACGTCAAAAATTAGCGTTGTTTTGTAATGTAAAAAAAGAAGCGGTAATTCAATCGATTGATGCTTCCACTATTTATGAAGTTCCCAATTTAATGTTGGAAGAAGGATTGGATAGAGTAGCGTTGAAAAAATTAGATTTACCGGAAAAAAATACACCAGATTTAAACAACTGGAACGAGTTCTTATTTAGATTGAAAAATCCTAAGCACGAAGTAAACATTGGTTTGGTTGGAAAATATGTGGAATTGCAAGATTCGTACAAATCGATTTTAGAAGCTTTTATTCATGCAGGAGCAGCAAATGAGACCAAAGTGAATGTTATTTCTATTCATTCTGAATATTTAGATGCCAATTCGGCAGAAAGTCAGTTGAAAGATTTAGATGGTATACTTGTTGCACCAGGTTTTGGCGGTCGTGGAATTGAAGGTAAAATCGATACGGTTCGTTATGCAAGAGAAAATAATATTCCATTTTTCGGAATTTGTTTGGGAATGCAAATGGCGGTCATTGAATATTCGCGAAATGTTTTAGGTTATACGGATGCGAATTCAACCGAAATGAATGAAAATACAACTCATCCCGTTATTAATTTAATGGAAGAGCAAAAAAATATTGAAAACAAAGGAGGAACTATGCGTTTAGGTGCATGGAAATGTAGTATCAAAGAAAATACGTTGGCACAAAAAATCTATGGTAAAACGGAGATTATGGAGCGCCACCGTCACCGTTACGAATTCAATGGTGCGTATTTAAACGAATTAGAAAAAGCAGGATTAGTAGCTTCGGGAGTAAATCCAGATACGAAGTTGGTAGAAATTGTTGAAATTCCTACACATCCTTTCTTTATCGGCGTTCAATACCATCCTGAATATAAAAGTACTGTTGCAAATCCGCACCCACTTTTTGTGAGTTTTGTAGCTGCAGCTGTACAACATAAAACTAAATAA
- a CDS encoding DUF3820 family protein: MTNQELLVKLAHTKMPFGKYEGYYLIDLPEYYVVWYANKGFPKGQLGEQLKLVHELKLNGLEELVRNIRRNFPKK, encoded by the coding sequence ATGACCAACCAAGAACTTCTCGTAAAACTCGCACATACTAAAATGCCGTTTGGCAAATACGAAGGCTATTACTTAATCGACCTTCCGGAGTATTATGTGGTTTGGTATGCCAATAAAGGTTTCCCAAAAGGACAATTAGGCGAACAATTAAAATTGGTACACGAACTCAAGCTAAACGGCTTAGAAGAACTCGTTCGAAACATCCGCAGAAACTTTCCAAAAAAATAA
- a CDS encoding OsmC family protein, with protein sequence MATSKVTYLGDLRTSSIHLQSGSEIISDAPLDNNGKGEAFSPTDTVANGLASCMFTVMGIKARDLDVDFSGSTAEVTKIMGTEPRRITEIHVTFNFSINPDEKTKTILERTAMTCPVLLSLHPDIEKDVVFNWK encoded by the coding sequence ATGGCAACTTCAAAAGTGACTTATTTAGGTGATTTACGCACCTCTTCTATACATTTACAATCAGGTTCGGAAATTATTTCGGATGCACCACTAGACAACAACGGAAAAGGAGAAGCTTTTTCTCCAACCGACACTGTTGCCAACGGATTAGCAAGTTGCATGTTTACCGTTATGGGAATTAAAGCACGCGATTTAGACGTAGATTTTTCAGGTTCCACTGCAGAAGTAACCAAAATTATGGGAACCGAACCAAGAAGAATTACCGAAATTCATGTAACTTTCAATTTCTCCATAAATCCCGACGAAAAAACAAAAACTATCTTAGAAAGAACGGCAATGACTTGTCCTGTTTTATTAAGCTTGCATCCAGATATTGAAAAGGATGTTGTTTTTAATTGGAAGTAA
- a CDS encoding amino acid ABC transporter substrate-binding protein, translating into MKRIIFFIFLFQAFTFQLQAQIKHIVAKGETVFQIAKKYQITPYDIYRLNPDAKGGVKENTTLLIPKPSTGKAIIHEVGEKETLYGIAKKYNVTVSDLENWNKQQLDGGLKKGQQIFVSKPSSNQVKTPSLFVPDAKPKLDSKTALSNYEVQAKETLYSLTKKFDISQEELIKLNPDLQDGLKIGMILKVPSNGSVITKAKDSVLVAKNKVNLLGSVDKSKQKNLVLLLPFNINKIETDSVKTKTEQLKTNKFLNLTLDFYAGALMAIDSAKVLGLPVNVKVYDVESTKYSSNVASIISKNDFENVDAVVGPFQNSVVETTAQLLTKYNTPVISPLSKERGLPLPNLYYTVPAEDRLRASMFDYFKSKNGNVVAIISAKKTTSKDFIIANHPEVKHALFNDKGALDVALLKTKLVKGQKNFVLMEIEKASTIISITNILKGLQKEYDIQLAVFELYDALNFEEIPMKNLTDLKLLFPSATKIAETPEEKIFEKQFKKINNIYPNAAAKKGFDVTFDAMLRICQPEGFVKSAATTKTEYIENAFDYNSSNGLISNNATYLLYYDSDLTIKQAQ; encoded by the coding sequence ATGAAAAGAATCATTTTTTTTATTTTTTTATTTCAAGCTTTTACTTTTCAGCTTCAAGCACAAATAAAACATATTGTAGCAAAGGGGGAAACTGTTTTTCAAATTGCAAAAAAATACCAAATAACTCCCTACGATATTTATCGTTTGAACCCAGATGCTAAAGGAGGTGTTAAAGAAAATACGACTTTATTAATTCCAAAACCATCAACGGGTAAAGCAATTATTCATGAAGTTGGAGAGAAAGAAACTCTTTACGGAATTGCTAAAAAATATAACGTAACTGTTTCTGATTTAGAAAATTGGAACAAACAACAATTAGATGGCGGGTTGAAAAAAGGGCAACAAATTTTCGTTTCCAAACCTTCCTCGAATCAGGTAAAGACTCCCTCTTTGTTTGTGCCAGATGCCAAGCCTAAATTGGATAGTAAAACAGCATTGTCTAACTATGAAGTGCAAGCGAAAGAAACGTTATATAGTTTAACCAAGAAATTTGATATTAGTCAGGAGGAGTTAATCAAGTTAAATCCTGATTTACAAGATGGCTTGAAAATTGGAATGATTTTAAAAGTGCCATCGAATGGATCTGTAATCACAAAAGCAAAAGATTCAGTTTTAGTTGCTAAAAATAAAGTGAATTTGTTAGGATCGGTAGATAAATCGAAACAAAAAAACTTAGTATTGTTGTTGCCGTTTAATATCAATAAAATTGAAACAGATTCGGTTAAAACCAAAACAGAGCAATTAAAAACTAATAAATTCTTAAACCTTACTTTGGATTTTTATGCAGGAGCGCTTATGGCAATTGATTCGGCTAAAGTGTTAGGATTGCCAGTAAATGTTAAGGTGTACGATGTAGAAAGTACTAAATATTCTTCTAATGTAGCTTCTATTATTTCTAAAAATGATTTCGAAAATGTAGATGCGGTTGTAGGACCTTTTCAAAATTCAGTAGTAGAAACAACAGCACAATTGCTAACAAAATATAATACACCAGTAATTTCGCCACTTTCTAAAGAGCGAGGGTTACCGTTACCAAATTTATATTACACCGTTCCAGCGGAAGATCGTTTACGTGCTTCGATGTTTGATTATTTCAAATCGAAAAACGGAAATGTAGTAGCCATTATTAGTGCTAAGAAAACAACTTCAAAAGATTTTATAATAGCAAATCATCCAGAAGTTAAGCATGCTTTGTTTAATGATAAAGGGGCTTTAGATGTGGCGCTTTTAAAAACAAAATTAGTTAAAGGTCAAAAGAATTTTGTTTTGATGGAAATCGAAAAAGCAAGTACTATTATAAGTATTACCAATATTTTAAAAGGGTTGCAAAAAGAATACGACATTCAATTAGCGGTTTTCGAATTATATGATGCGTTGAACTTTGAAGAAATTCCAATGAAGAATTTAACGGATTTAAAATTGTTATTTCCATCAGCAACTAAAATAGCCGAAACACCAGAAGAAAAAATATTTGAAAAACAATTCAAGAAAATTAACAATATTTATCCAAACGCTGCCGCTAAAAAAGGTTTTGATGTTACGTTTGATGCCATGTTGCGTATTTGCCAACCAGAAGGATTTGTAAAATCAGCAGCAACTACCAAAACTGAATACATTGAAAACGCATTTGATTATAATTCTAGTAACGGATTAATTTCAAATAACGCGACGTATTTATTGTACTACGACAGTGATTTAACGATTAAACAAGCACAATAA
- the guaA gene encoding glutamine-hydrolyzing GMP synthase, whose translation MQHNILILDFGSQYTQLIARRVRELNIFCEIFPFDKIPADLSSYKAVILGGSPCSVRSEEALHPDLSQIRGKMPLLAVCYGAQYLAHFSGGEVAASNTREYGRANLSYIKENELFLEGVSENSQVWMSHSDSIKKLPTNGVMIASTKDVENAAYKIEGETTYAIQFHPEVYHSTDGKQMLENFLVKIAQVPQTFTPNAFVEEVVAEMKAKIGNDKVVLGLSGGVDSTVAAVLLNKAIGENLYCIFVNNGLLRKNEFQNVLNQYKGMGLNVKGVDASARFLDALAGLDDPEAKRKAIGKAFIEVFDDEAHQLTDVKWLGQGTIYPDVIESVSATGGPSATIKSHHNVGGLPDFMKLQVVEPLRMLFKDEVRRVGRSLGIDEELLGRHPFPGPGLAIRILGDITPEKVAILQEVDAVFINGLKEHGLYDKVWQAGAILLPVNSVGVMGDERTYEKVVALRAVESTDGMTADWVHLPYEFLMKISNEIINNVRGVNRVVYDISSKPPATIEWE comes from the coding sequence ATGCAACACAACATATTAATTTTAGATTTCGGTTCGCAATACACCCAATTAATTGCCCGAAGAGTAAGAGAATTAAATATTTTCTGCGAGATTTTTCCATTCGATAAAATTCCAGCAGATTTATCATCATATAAAGCAGTAATTTTAGGTGGAAGTCCATGTTCAGTGCGTTCAGAAGAAGCACTTCACCCAGATTTATCTCAAATTAGAGGCAAAATGCCGTTGTTAGCAGTTTGTTACGGAGCACAATATTTAGCCCATTTTTCAGGTGGAGAAGTAGCAGCTTCTAACACAAGAGAATACGGAAGAGCAAATCTTTCGTACATCAAAGAGAACGAATTGTTTTTAGAAGGTGTTTCTGAAAATAGCCAAGTTTGGATGAGTCACTCGGATTCCATCAAGAAACTTCCGACAAATGGTGTCATGATTGCGAGTACAAAAGACGTAGAAAACGCAGCATATAAAATTGAAGGAGAAACTACTTATGCCATTCAATTTCACCCAGAAGTATACCATTCAACAGATGGAAAACAAATGTTGGAAAACTTCTTAGTGAAAATTGCGCAAGTACCTCAAACCTTCACGCCAAACGCTTTCGTAGAGGAAGTGGTTGCAGAAATGAAAGCTAAAATCGGAAACGATAAAGTGGTTTTAGGACTTTCGGGTGGTGTAGATTCAACAGTAGCCGCGGTTTTATTGAATAAAGCAATTGGTGAAAACTTATATTGTATTTTCGTCAACAACGGATTATTACGTAAAAACGAATTCCAAAATGTACTAAATCAGTACAAAGGAATGGGTTTAAACGTAAAAGGAGTTGATGCTTCGGCACGCTTTTTGGATGCGTTAGCTGGATTAGATGATCCAGAAGCAAAACGTAAAGCCATTGGAAAAGCGTTCATTGAAGTTTTTGATGATGAAGCACACCAGTTAACCGATGTAAAATGGTTAGGTCAAGGTACAATTTATCCAGATGTTATCGAATCAGTTTCGGCAACTGGCGGACCTTCGGCAACGATTAAATCGCATCATAATGTAGGGGGATTGCCTGATTTTATGAAATTGCAAGTTGTAGAGCCTTTACGAATGTTATTTAAAGATGAGGTTCGTAGAGTAGGAAGATCATTAGGAATTGACGAAGAATTATTAGGTCGTCATCCATTTCCAGGACCAGGATTAGCGATTCGTATTTTAGGTGATATTACACCAGAAAAAGTTGCTATTTTGCAAGAAGTAGATGCTGTTTTCATCAACGGATTAAAAGAACATGGATTATACGACAAAGTATGGCAAGCGGGAGCAATCTTATTGCCTGTAAATAGTGTTGGAGTAATGGGTGATGAGCGTACTTATGAAAAAGTAGTAGCATTGCGTGCAGTAGAATCTACAGATGGAATGACAGCGGATTGGGTACATTTACCTTATGAATTCTTAATGAAGATTTCGAATGAAATTATAAATAATGTTAGAGGCGTGAATAGAGTGGTGTATGACATCAGTTCGAAACCACCTGCAACGATAGAATGGGAATAA